From Chelatococcus sp. YT9, a single genomic window includes:
- a CDS encoding ABC transporter permease gives MDKSTVALAAAEGAFTDGRSSASQSSRLLRRCIAHKGLMIGAAIVAVITAFALLGPFLLTGDPMRLSFRTRFLPPSAEHWFGTDHYGRDIFLRVVYGGHLSLFIGIAVVAIAGLGGTLIGALAGYYRKLDGFLMRVMDALMAFPSLMLAIGIAAALGSGVVNVVIALSIAYMPRTARIMRAAVMVLRNSEYVEAARMAGVNNFRILLRHILPNSMAPLIIDLTFIFAYAVLADAALSFLGVGPPPPTPSWGNIIADGRDYVVEAPWITLCPGIVIGLTVLGLNLFGDGLRDVLDPRLE, from the coding sequence ATGGATAAGTCCACAGTTGCCCTTGCGGCCGCCGAGGGAGCCTTTACCGACGGCCGGTCGAGCGCGAGCCAAAGTTCGCGCCTCCTCCGGCGGTGCATTGCGCACAAGGGGTTGATGATTGGCGCGGCTATCGTCGCAGTCATCACCGCCTTTGCGCTTCTCGGACCGTTTCTCCTCACCGGCGATCCGATGCGCCTGAGCTTCCGCACCCGGTTCCTGCCGCCCTCGGCAGAGCATTGGTTCGGCACGGATCACTACGGGCGGGATATATTCCTGCGCGTCGTCTACGGCGGGCATCTCTCGTTGTTCATCGGCATTGCGGTTGTCGCAATAGCGGGCCTGGGCGGTACCCTCATCGGCGCGCTCGCTGGTTATTATCGCAAGCTCGATGGCTTCCTCATGCGCGTGATGGACGCTTTGATGGCTTTTCCATCGCTCATGCTGGCGATCGGCATTGCGGCCGCTCTGGGCAGCGGCGTGGTGAATGTGGTGATCGCGCTATCGATCGCTTATATGCCGCGCACAGCAAGAATCATGCGCGCCGCTGTAATGGTGCTGCGCAACTCCGAATATGTGGAAGCCGCGCGAATGGCGGGGGTCAATAACTTCCGTATTCTGCTCCGACATATCCTGCCCAACAGTATGGCCCCCCTTATTATCGATTTGACCTTCATCTTTGCCTATGCGGTTCTGGCCGATGCCGCTCTGAGCTTTCTTGGAGTGGGACCGCCGCCGCCGACGCCAAGCTGGGGCAATATCATCGCGGACGGCAGGGACTATGTGGTCGAGGCGCCGTGGATCACCCTGTGCCCTGGCATCGTGATCGGCCTGACGGTCCTGGGGCTGAACTTGTTCGGCGATGGCCTGCGCGACGTGCTGGACCCGCGCCTCGAGTAA
- a CDS encoding acyl-CoA dehydrogenase family protein has product MDFSLSAEQREWVERARALGPLLQANADKYDREAAFPEENFAELKKQKFHLLQVPREFGGFNPQRRGSLGMTQFAVAEELARICPTTAWNLLIHFHQVGLVSRMGSKAQKERWLGQIVNDDALMGSLGSEVNPRQFKAENVATKLTFDSLFEPVDGGFRATGEKHFCSMAPAADLLAFWALAPGAKSNGEGLVISIVPRTAPGLSFEDSWSESIGLRGTVSWTAKLDNVFIPWQDVMGEPGDFVQKDPYTYECSHAAHLVGCAQGIVDNIVEFIKARNYLSRDEVLMYNLAEIESGIQAARASYTYAVWLWDQERFDEAILASYRALHTSKKVALNAADKAFEICGARALFTFHPFERFWREVKASMLHTRDTQLMGQLAAGILDGGRQFSKTKYGQKLDQPKTWRDFGFNPQEKLSAIA; this is encoded by the coding sequence ATGGATTTTTCACTCAGCGCCGAACAACGCGAATGGGTTGAACGGGCCCGCGCGCTCGGCCCCCTGCTCCAGGCCAATGCTGACAAATACGACCGGGAAGCCGCGTTTCCCGAAGAGAATTTCGCCGAGCTGAAGAAGCAGAAATTCCACCTTCTGCAGGTTCCCAGAGAATTCGGGGGGTTCAATCCGCAACGGCGCGGAAGCTTGGGCATGACCCAGTTTGCCGTTGCCGAAGAGCTCGCGCGCATTTGCCCCACAACGGCGTGGAACTTGCTGATTCACTTCCACCAGGTTGGCCTCGTCAGCCGCATGGGCAGCAAGGCACAGAAAGAGAGATGGCTCGGCCAGATCGTCAATGACGACGCGCTGATGGGATCCCTCGGCAGCGAGGTCAATCCACGGCAATTCAAGGCAGAAAACGTTGCAACAAAACTGACCTTCGATTCTCTCTTCGAGCCGGTCGATGGCGGCTTCCGCGCTACTGGCGAGAAGCATTTTTGCTCCATGGCCCCGGCCGCCGACCTCCTCGCTTTCTGGGCTCTAGCCCCCGGGGCGAAGAGCAATGGCGAGGGCCTCGTCATTTCTATTGTGCCCCGAACCGCGCCCGGCCTCAGTTTCGAGGATAGCTGGAGTGAATCCATCGGCCTGCGCGGCACGGTTTCCTGGACAGCGAAGTTGGATAACGTGTTCATCCCCTGGCAGGATGTCATGGGCGAACCGGGCGACTTCGTTCAGAAGGACCCTTATACCTATGAATGCTCTCATGCCGCGCATCTCGTAGGCTGCGCACAGGGCATCGTCGACAACATCGTCGAATTCATCAAAGCGCGGAACTACCTCAGCCGCGACGAAGTGTTGATGTACAATCTTGCCGAGATCGAGTCCGGTATCCAGGCGGCGCGCGCATCGTACACCTATGCTGTGTGGCTATGGGACCAGGAACGCTTTGACGAGGCCATCCTTGCATCCTATCGTGCGCTGCATACGTCCAAGAAAGTGGCTCTCAACGCCGCAGACAAGGCCTTCGAGATCTGCGGCGCGCGGGCGCTGTTTACCTTCCACCCCTTTGAGCGTTTCTGGCGCGAAGTGAAGGCCAGCATGCTGCACACGCGGGATACGCAGCTGATGGGGCAACTTGCAGCTGGCATTCTCGACGGAGGACGCCAGTTCTCAAAGACGAAGTATGGTCAAAAGCTTGATCAGCCCAAGACATGGCGTGATTTTGGCTTCAACCCGCAGGAGAAGCTCTCTGCTATCGCGTAA
- a CDS encoding Xaa-Pro peptidase family protein produces MSVVLEADTAHRAFPAAEYEARIAKVRGEMRARGADVLLVDCVEHMAYLFGYVPPAAIYQPALLPLDGDPVVIVRALDAPTFTEQSWVKDYVSFGDDEDPVAILSAVVQKNGWAARSIAVEFDSHFLPVGRFRAIESSLPNARFVDFSKVIWEIRLIKSEREIAYLREASRIADAALIASINAAAPGVSERECAAVLYATALREGADNGRSALLAAGKRTDSLHGRLGDHRFEHGDILHVESIPLVRGYGARIMRSTVLGEPEPDLARAASILLTAQQAQFEAMKPGAPARDVDGILRRAVLDSGLRETYTNFTGYTLGYIGLPKTSDFTRAFLPQSDWTLEAGMVFHMYTYAQGLAFSDTILVTPTGAERLTKSDRRLFVR; encoded by the coding sequence ATGAGCGTAGTCCTTGAAGCGGATACGGCCCACCGGGCCTTCCCGGCTGCTGAGTATGAGGCCAGAATCGCCAAGGTGCGCGGCGAAATGCGGGCTCGGGGCGCAGATGTCCTGCTCGTCGATTGCGTCGAGCACATGGCCTATCTGTTCGGCTATGTCCCGCCAGCGGCGATTTACCAGCCGGCCCTTCTCCCGCTTGATGGCGACCCGGTCGTGATTGTCCGCGCGCTCGATGCGCCGACCTTTACCGAACAGTCCTGGGTGAAGGACTATGTGTCGTTCGGCGATGATGAGGACCCCGTCGCGATTCTCTCAGCCGTCGTGCAAAAGAACGGATGGGCAGCCCGCTCGATCGCCGTGGAATTCGACTCGCATTTTCTCCCCGTCGGCCGGTTCCGGGCGATTGAGAGCAGCCTGCCCAACGCGCGCTTTGTCGATTTTTCCAAGGTGATCTGGGAAATCCGGCTCATCAAGTCGGAACGCGAGATCGCCTATTTGCGGGAAGCCTCGCGCATTGCGGACGCCGCGCTGATTGCAAGCATCAACGCGGCCGCGCCCGGCGTCAGCGAGCGCGAGTGTGCTGCGGTGTTGTACGCGACGGCCCTTCGTGAGGGCGCGGACAATGGGCGCAGCGCATTGCTCGCAGCGGGCAAGAGAACCGATTCTCTGCACGGGCGCCTCGGCGACCATCGGTTTGAGCATGGCGATATTCTGCACGTGGAATCAATCCCCCTCGTCCGCGGCTATGGGGCGCGGATCATGCGCTCCACCGTGCTTGGTGAGCCGGAGCCCGACCTCGCGCGCGCAGCCAGCATCCTGCTGACGGCGCAGCAGGCGCAGTTCGAGGCGATGAAGCCCGGCGCACCGGCTCGTGACGTGGATGGAATCCTGCGACGCGCTGTGCTTGATTCGGGATTGCGCGAGACCTATACGAACTTCACCGGGTACACCTTGGGATATATTGGATTGCCGAAGACCAGCGACTTCACGCGTGCGTTTCTCCCGCAGTCGGACTGGACGCTCGAGGCCGGGATGGTCTTTCATATGTACACTTACGCACAGGGTCTTGCTTTCAGTGATACGATACTGGTGACACCTACAGGCGCCGAGCGGCTCACCAAGTCGGATCGCCGTCTTTTCGTGCGGTAG
- a CDS encoding Xaa-Pro peptidase family protein codes for MNALVSDRVSSLQDGLIQNGIDLAIIAPSAEMYHLIGRKLPLTERFNAVLLPRTGRPRILVPRLQVPLVQDLEQIFDVEAWGETDSPLTRVAAYGEDISARTIAVNGHFWSSFLLRLQDLCPQSRFVDASPITAAARLHKDEREIALLTDAAHRFDAIWADFFANGRLVGVTERDVVRQIGERVAAQGFDPMAWCDVGSGPNGASPLHHHSERVIQPGDPVVIDFAATLDGYYMDTCRTPVAGEPDPSFVAIYDVVNAAFEAAAGAIRPGMEAQAIDRAARQVIEAAGHGARFLHRLGHGLGIEAHEEPYIIDGNTLKLAPGMVFSNEPGIYVEGRWGVRIENIMLVTDEGGRSFNDATRALTVMQ; via the coding sequence ATGAATGCCCTCGTCTCGGACCGTGTCTCGTCTCTGCAAGATGGGTTGATACAGAATGGCATCGATCTGGCGATCATCGCGCCGTCTGCCGAAATGTACCATCTGATCGGCCGGAAGCTGCCATTGACCGAGCGCTTCAACGCGGTGCTGCTGCCCAGAACGGGCCGGCCGCGCATCCTCGTTCCGCGCCTTCAGGTTCCACTCGTGCAGGATCTGGAGCAGATCTTCGATGTCGAGGCGTGGGGCGAGACAGACAGCCCGCTCACGCGCGTTGCCGCCTATGGGGAAGACATCAGCGCCCGGACAATTGCGGTGAACGGTCACTTCTGGAGCTCGTTTCTGCTGCGTTTGCAAGATCTTTGTCCGCAATCCCGCTTCGTCGACGCCTCGCCCATCACGGCTGCCGCCCGGTTGCACAAGGACGAGCGGGAAATCGCACTCCTGACCGATGCTGCGCACCGCTTCGATGCAATCTGGGCCGACTTCTTCGCAAACGGCCGCCTTGTCGGTGTCACCGAACGGGACGTGGTGCGTCAGATCGGCGAGCGTGTTGCAGCGCAAGGCTTCGACCCCATGGCCTGGTGCGATGTCGGCAGCGGGCCGAACGGCGCCTCGCCTCTCCATCATCATTCCGAGCGGGTGATCCAACCCGGCGATCCCGTGGTCATCGATTTCGCAGCGACCCTCGACGGCTACTACATGGACACCTGCCGTACCCCCGTGGCGGGTGAGCCGGACCCATCTTTCGTCGCGATCTACGATGTCGTCAATGCCGCCTTTGAGGCCGCGGCCGGCGCCATCCGCCCCGGGATGGAAGCGCAGGCGATCGATCGCGCCGCCCGGCAGGTCATCGAGGCAGCCGGGCATGGGGCCCGCTTTCTTCACAGGCTGGGCCATGGCCTGGGCATCGAAGCTCACGAGGAGCCTTACATCATCGATGGCAATACTCTCAAACTGGCTCCTGGCATGGTTTTTTCCAACGAGCCCGGCATCTATGTGGAGGGGCGCTGGGGTGTGCGCATTGAAAACATCATGCTCGTCACCGATGAAGGCGGGCGGTCGTTCAACGACGCCACCCGGGCGCTCACAGTGATGCAATAG
- a CDS encoding GntR family transcriptional regulator, whose product MSFDKIKARNTIVPQVYEQLKRAILRGTLPPGTRLVESRVAEDFGVSRTPVRDAISRLLAQGFVKEDGTAKVVADMATELHEIFGIRQVLEGYAARLAAEHATDVEIDEIDAVCHASISAIDSTSIAERAALNNIFHGAIARASHRHRLIKIIGDFYEYAITEEMLPFYGRSESETHAEQHLAILKALRARDGDAAQAAMIAHIQAVGATVEEAVRRFRNNESSALPISNPSEHLSAVKQAQEELAARLTPSSL is encoded by the coding sequence ATGAGCTTCGACAAGATAAAGGCGCGCAATACGATTGTGCCTCAAGTGTATGAGCAGCTGAAGCGTGCCATCCTGCGCGGCACACTTCCGCCAGGCACGCGCCTTGTTGAGAGCCGCGTTGCTGAGGATTTCGGCGTGAGCCGCACGCCCGTGCGAGACGCCATATCCCGCCTGCTGGCCCAGGGCTTCGTGAAAGAGGACGGCACGGCCAAGGTGGTGGCGGATATGGCCACAGAGCTGCATGAGATCTTCGGCATTCGCCAGGTGCTGGAGGGTTACGCCGCGCGCCTGGCAGCCGAACATGCCACTGATGTCGAGATCGACGAGATCGATGCTGTCTGCCACGCAAGTATCTCGGCCATCGATTCCACCTCGATCGCCGAACGCGCGGCACTCAACAATATCTTCCACGGGGCAATTGCACGGGCATCACATCGTCACCGGCTGATCAAGATCATCGGCGACTTTTACGAATACGCGATCACCGAAGAAATGCTTCCCTTCTATGGTCGCTCGGAATCAGAGACGCACGCAGAGCAGCATCTGGCCATTCTCAAGGCCCTTCGGGCTCGCGACGGTGACGCGGCCCAGGCGGCGATGATTGCCCATATCCAGGCGGTCGGCGCGACGGTCGAGGAAGCGGTTCGCCGCTTTCGCAACAACGAGAGCTCGGCCCTGCCAATCTCCAATCCTTCCGAGCATTTGTCGGCTGTCAAACAGGCGCAGGAAGAACTCGCAGCCCGCTTGACGCCCTCCAGCCTTTAG
- a CDS encoding flavin reductase family protein, translating to MTMRHDQTVGDAVSSTAFREIMGSFPTGVTVITTRSAEGRPVGLTANAVSSVSLNPPQLLVCLGRDRFTAQVVAASKRFAVNFLDRSQQAIAERFASRADDKFAGLPIIEGELGLPLISGALAFAECRVVKTIETGDHLIFVGLVLRGEAEGGVPLMFFRRHYGEWPSRQQEPSA from the coding sequence ATGACCATGCGTCATGACCAGACCGTCGGCGACGCTGTTTCATCGACGGCATTCCGTGAGATCATGGGCTCCTTCCCGACGGGAGTGACGGTCATCACAACCCGCAGTGCCGAAGGCAGGCCGGTGGGACTCACAGCGAATGCCGTCAGTTCGGTGTCGCTCAACCCGCCCCAGTTGCTGGTTTGTCTGGGGCGGGACCGTTTCACCGCTCAGGTCGTTGCCGCGAGTAAACGCTTCGCGGTCAACTTTCTCGACCGCAGCCAGCAGGCTATCGCTGAACGCTTCGCATCCCGTGCGGACGATAAATTCGCGGGCCTTCCCATCATTGAGGGGGAACTTGGATTGCCCTTGATCTCCGGCGCGCTGGCTTTTGCCGAGTGTCGGGTCGTGAAAACAATCGAAACCGGCGATCACCTCATCTTCGTGGGACTCGTCTTGCGCGGTGAAGCCGAAGGTGGTGTCCCCCTCATGTTCTTCAGACGCCATTACGGGGAGTGGCCCTCCAGACAGCAGGAACCCTCAGCATGA
- a CDS encoding ABC transporter permease, with protein sequence MSVQVDTQGTVRVSQTAAPAEETKASWRGGQLWLLLPALALLAVFFAYPLFDVVLRSFRDSQGGFTIQNYEAFFSRAIYIRVLLLTIEIAFLTTVFSLVVGYPLAYVLANSGPAARSFMMLCVMLPFMTSILVRTYGWMVILRPNGIVNTALVTLGLGETQLIYNRSGLMIGMVYTMLPYMVLTLYSVMRGIDGRFVAVAQSLGAGRWSAFWRIYFPLSMPGVAGGSLLVFILAAGFYITPRLMGGDRDQMLASIIAYQVDVLLNFNFASAIAVILLIITLACFGLYARVVGLKQLLTSKV encoded by the coding sequence ATGAGCGTTCAAGTGGATACTCAGGGCACCGTGCGCGTCTCCCAAACCGCGGCACCCGCAGAGGAGACAAAAGCATCGTGGCGCGGAGGGCAGCTCTGGCTGCTGCTACCCGCGCTGGCGTTGCTGGCTGTATTCTTCGCTTATCCGTTATTCGACGTCGTACTTCGTTCCTTTCGCGACAGTCAAGGCGGCTTCACCATTCAAAACTACGAGGCCTTCTTTTCCCGCGCGATCTATATCCGCGTACTGCTTTTGACGATCGAAATCGCGTTCTTGACCACCGTCTTCAGCCTCGTCGTGGGTTACCCGCTGGCCTATGTCCTTGCCAACTCCGGTCCGGCAGCCCGTTCGTTCATGATGTTGTGCGTCATGTTGCCATTCATGACGAGTATTCTCGTGCGCACCTATGGCTGGATGGTGATCCTCAGGCCTAACGGGATAGTCAATACAGCTCTAGTGACGCTCGGCCTTGGGGAGACACAGCTCATCTATAACCGAAGCGGCCTGATGATCGGCATGGTCTATACAATGCTGCCCTATATGGTGCTGACGCTCTACAGCGTCATGCGCGGCATCGACGGGCGCTTCGTCGCCGTCGCACAGAGCCTCGGTGCCGGTCGCTGGTCGGCTTTCTGGCGGATCTACTTTCCGCTCAGCATGCCTGGCGTTGCGGGCGGCTCCCTCCTCGTCTTCATTCTCGCCGCCGGCTTCTATATTACGCCCAGGCTGATGGGCGGGGATCGTGACCAGATGCTGGCCTCCATCATCGCGTATCAGGTCGATGTTCTATTGAACTTCAACTTTGCCTCGGCGATCGCCGTTATCCTGCTCATCATCACATTGGCTTGTTTCGGCTTGTACGCCCGCGTCGTCGGGCTGAAGCAGCTCCTTACGAGCAAGGTGTAG
- a CDS encoding DUF1330 domain-containing protein produces MPAYVVIEVEVTDPAAYEEYRSQVPATIQKHGGKPLARRFTERLEGDSSFDRMSVIEFPDAATALTWFDSDEVRVLNAMRQKSARSSAKLIVPS; encoded by the coding sequence ATGCCAGCCTATGTTGTGATCGAGGTTGAGGTTACCGATCCCGCAGCCTACGAGGAGTATCGGAGCCAGGTACCCGCGACGATACAGAAGCATGGCGGCAAGCCCCTGGCACGCCGTTTCACGGAGCGTCTCGAGGGCGACTCGTCGTTCGATCGCATGTCGGTGATCGAATTTCCTGATGCAGCCACGGCCCTGACCTGGTTTGATTCAGACGAAGTTCGGGTCTTGAACGCCATGCGGCAGAAGAGTGCCCGCTCCTCAGCAAAGCTGATCGTGCCAAGCTGA
- a CDS encoding ABC transporter ATP-binding protein, with protein sequence MSHMHDGAGGTPIILENLWKTYASFVAVSGIDLSVGAGQFCTVLGPSGSGKTTTLMMIAGFVAPTRGRILVSGRDIAALPPQKRDLGVVFQNYALFPHMTVFDNVAFPLVMRRVPQAEIAQRVARMLETVELAGLGKRYPRELSGGQQQRVALARALVFEPRVLLMDEPLGALDKKLRSSLQIELKALQRRLDVTVIYVTHDQEEALTMADQIVVMQGGRIEQSGSPEDLYDRPATAFVAGFMGDTNLVRGVVMAAHTDGTLRIDHPTGRRIIARADGFQAGDHVAASLRPESLSIESNETADEPENSWEGRIAAVTYLGDAIRYHVAVGENRPALMETLVVKAARQSMEHRRFAEGDAVRVRWSRADARILPPAPAGGH encoded by the coding sequence ATGAGCCATATGCACGACGGAGCAGGCGGAACCCCGATCATCCTCGAAAATCTTTGGAAGACCTACGCCAGCTTCGTTGCTGTGAGCGGGATTGACCTATCCGTCGGCGCGGGCCAGTTCTGCACGGTTTTGGGCCCGAGCGGTTCGGGCAAGACGACGACGCTGATGATGATCGCCGGCTTCGTTGCCCCGACCCGGGGCCGGATTCTCGTCTCCGGCCGGGACATCGCGGCTCTTCCACCGCAAAAGCGTGATCTCGGTGTCGTCTTCCAGAACTACGCGCTTTTCCCTCATATGACAGTGTTCGACAACGTCGCCTTCCCGCTTGTCATGCGCCGCGTTCCCCAGGCCGAAATCGCCCAGCGCGTCGCGCGCATGCTCGAAACCGTGGAACTCGCCGGGCTTGGCAAACGGTATCCGCGTGAGTTGTCCGGCGGTCAACAGCAGCGTGTGGCCCTTGCGCGCGCGCTCGTTTTTGAGCCACGCGTCCTCTTGATGGATGAGCCCCTGGGGGCGCTCGATAAGAAGCTTCGCTCATCGCTGCAAATCGAGCTGAAGGCCCTCCAGCGCCGTCTCGATGTCACGGTGATCTATGTCACCCATGACCAGGAGGAGGCCCTCACTATGGCCGACCAGATTGTGGTGATGCAAGGTGGACGTATTGAGCAGAGCGGCTCCCCAGAAGATCTCTACGATCGCCCAGCCACCGCTTTTGTTGCGGGCTTCATGGGAGACACAAACCTCGTACGCGGCGTCGTCATGGCCGCGCATACTGATGGAACCTTGCGGATTGACCATCCGACGGGACGGCGGATCATCGCCCGGGCCGATGGATTCCAGGCAGGAGACCATGTGGCAGCATCGCTGCGCCCTGAAAGCCTCAGCATCGAAAGCAACGAAACCGCGGATGAGCCGGAGAATAGCTGGGAGGGCCGCATAGCCGCAGTCACCTACCTCGGCGATGCCATTCGCTACCATGTGGCTGTCGGCGAAAACCGACCGGCGCTCATGGAAACGCTCGTCGTCAAAGCCGCGCGCCAGAGCATGGAACACCGGCGGTTTGCAGAGGGCGATGCGGTGCGCGTGCGCTGGTCGCGAGCCGACGCCCGCATCCTGCCACCGGCACCCGCCGGAGGGCACTGA
- a CDS encoding ABC transporter permease: MGSDALINPSLPVRIAAWVMLAFLMAPVLIIIPVSFSSAQYLSFPPPGLSLQWYERFFGNKDWLSAIWVSVQVATLSAGLTIVVSTLAAIPLVRSDFSRKTLVYGLLLAPMIVPVIITAIALYFVFARIGMGGTVVAIAIGHTIVVMPIAIVVLSATLQGVDSRLENAAMSLGANRFQAFRKVTLPLIAPGIISAGLFAFLTSFDELVIPLFLGGPNAQTLAVRIWNSVMLEIEPTIAAVSTFLIALTVVVMIAANLVKKARRWA, from the coding sequence ATGGGATCGGACGCGCTCATCAATCCAAGCCTGCCGGTGCGGATCGCTGCCTGGGTCATGCTCGCCTTTCTCATGGCGCCGGTGCTGATCATCATCCCGGTGTCGTTCAGCTCGGCCCAATACCTCAGCTTTCCACCACCCGGCCTCTCATTGCAGTGGTATGAACGCTTCTTTGGGAACAAGGACTGGTTGTCCGCCATCTGGGTCAGTGTTCAGGTCGCGACATTGTCGGCGGGCCTCACCATCGTCGTCTCAACGCTCGCCGCCATCCCTCTTGTGCGCAGTGATTTTTCACGCAAGACGCTGGTGTATGGGTTGTTGCTTGCGCCGATGATCGTGCCGGTGATCATCACAGCGATCGCGCTCTATTTCGTCTTTGCACGCATCGGGATGGGCGGCACGGTCGTTGCAATCGCGATAGGCCATACGATCGTCGTCATGCCGATTGCGATCGTTGTTCTTTCCGCAACGCTTCAAGGTGTGGACTCGCGGCTTGAGAATGCCGCGATGAGCCTGGGCGCCAACCGGTTCCAGGCTTTCCGCAAAGTCACCTTGCCCCTGATCGCGCCCGGCATCATCTCGGCAGGCTTGTTCGCGTTTCTCACATCCTTCGATGAACTCGTCATTCCGCTTTTTTTGGGAGGTCCCAATGCGCAGACATTAGCCGTGCGCATCTGGAACAGCGTCATGCTGGAGATCGAGCCAACGATCGCTGCCGTATCCACCTTTCTGATAGCGCTGACAGTCGTCGTCATGATTGCCGCAAACCTCGTGAAGAAGGCACGACGTTGGGCCTGA
- a CDS encoding ABC transporter substrate-binding protein translates to MTDNTHSDGITRRSTYSRRSVIGGIAVGAAAIAAPNVIRAQSGGRVLVRTSGGSYQDALQAGTWNSFTQKTGIEVVGVAANTGKLLAMVEAGSRELDIVEGNAVAILTLQAKGALQPLDVSRFEYTDPKDIGTVGPDFISYASFAEALVYNTEAFPKTHPTDWKQFWDVNSFPGKRMLQDAKAIAPNLEFALLADGVPVEQLYPLDIDRAFAKLRQIKPHVVKFFDSGALGASLLAEKTAVLGSLWTNRVEALRKGGAPLAVEWNQAMRLTEYTAVLKNAPNRDAALRLLDYSSSPEAQARTLPQIGLSPENRRAFEFIAKDVAETLPTFPAIAQKGFEQNADWWLKNRAQVATRWEEFLLG, encoded by the coding sequence ATGACCGATAACACGCACTCTGATGGCATAACCCGCCGATCGACCTATTCGCGTCGGTCCGTCATAGGTGGCATCGCGGTCGGCGCGGCCGCGATCGCCGCACCGAATGTCATCCGCGCGCAAAGCGGCGGCCGCGTGCTGGTGAGAACCTCGGGAGGGTCGTACCAGGATGCCTTGCAAGCGGGCACCTGGAACAGTTTCACGCAGAAGACCGGCATCGAGGTTGTCGGTGTCGCGGCCAACACCGGCAAATTATTGGCTATGGTGGAAGCCGGCTCGCGCGAGCTTGATATTGTCGAGGGCAATGCAGTTGCAATCCTGACACTTCAGGCCAAAGGCGCGCTGCAGCCTCTGGATGTATCGCGCTTCGAATATACCGATCCGAAAGATATCGGCACGGTCGGGCCTGACTTCATCAGCTATGCCTCCTTTGCCGAGGCGCTTGTCTATAACACCGAAGCTTTCCCGAAGACCCATCCGACAGATTGGAAGCAGTTCTGGGATGTGAACAGCTTCCCCGGGAAGCGCATGCTGCAGGACGCAAAGGCCATTGCTCCCAACCTTGAGTTTGCGCTTCTGGCCGATGGAGTCCCGGTGGAGCAGCTTTACCCACTGGATATCGACCGTGCGTTCGCCAAGCTTCGGCAGATCAAACCGCATGTCGTGAAGTTCTTCGATAGCGGCGCGTTAGGAGCCTCCCTTCTCGCCGAGAAGACCGCGGTCCTCGGGAGTCTCTGGACCAATCGTGTGGAGGCCCTGCGCAAGGGGGGAGCGCCGCTGGCGGTCGAATGGAACCAAGCGATGCGGCTCACCGAATATACGGCCGTGTTGAAGAACGCCCCCAACCGCGACGCAGCCCTGCGTCTTCTCGACTATTCGTCCAGCCCGGAGGCCCAAGCCAGGACCCTGCCGCAAATCGGGCTCAGCCCCGAGAACAGGCGTGCGTTCGAGTTCATCGCTAAAGATGTTGCCGAAACGCTGCCGACTTTCCCGGCCATCGCGCAGAAAGGTTTCGAGCAGAACGCGGACTGGTGGCTCAAGAACAGGGCGCAGGTCGCAACCCGCTGGGAAGAATTTCTTCTCGGATAA